The Lasioglossum baleicum chromosome 12, iyLasBale1, whole genome shotgun sequence genome includes a region encoding these proteins:
- the Fln gene encoding flightin, with protein MWADEDEAAPWDMDDTPAEGAAEGGEGAGDGAAAGGDAAAPAEKPKIKLLKLEPPHYNHHWVRPLFLNYNYIYLYRQNYYNDVIDYLNRRQKGLFREPPRAQEWAERAMRTYDERNLDKSFKRSADMKEIINMRHEPRYYSYHTRAYYSLKYQKIL; from the exons ATGTGGGCAGACGAAGATGAAGCAGCACCATGGGATATGGACGATACCCCAGCAGAAGGGGCGGCTGAAGGCGGAGAAGGTGCCGGGGATGGTGCAGCAGCAGGTGGCGACGCCGCTGCCCCCGCAGAAAAGCCGAAAATTAAATTACTAAAACTTGAACCGCCACATTATAATcatcattgggttcgtcctctcTTTCTGAATTACAATTATATTTATCTGTACCG GCAAAATTACTATAACGACGTAATCGACTATCTAAACCGAAGGCAAAAGGGGCTATTCCGTGAACCTCCGCGGGCCCAAGAATGGGCCGAACGTGCAATGAGAACTTATGACGAAAGGAATCTCGATAAGAGCTTCAAACGATCGGCAGACATGAAGGAGATCATTAATATGCGACACGAGCCCAGATATTATAGTTACCACACAAGAGCGTACTATAGCTTGAAATACCAAAAGATTctgtaa